The Bacteroidota bacterium DNA window GCCCGGGGAAGTTTCATGGCACGGATCCACCCGTACCGGTCGAGGTCGATTTTCCCCTTCTGAAACCGGACCCCCTCCTTCTCAAGCAGCCGCTCTTGCCTCCGATAGTGTCCCCCCTCCCGGGGCAAGGAAATTCTCCCCTGGGAGTTGATGACGCGCTGCCAGGGAATACGGGAATTGGGTGGAAGATTCCGGAGAGCGTGCCCGACGAGTCGTGCCTGACCGATGAATCCGCTCAGGCGGGCAATTTCGCCGTAGGTGGCGACTTTTCCGCGGGGGATTTGGGACACGACCTCGCGGATCATCGTGTCCCGGACCGATTGCGGGGAAGGCCCCTGCTTGGTTCTATTCAAGCTGCCGGGTGAATCAGATAAACAACGGGGCCAGAACCAGTGTGATCGTGGAGAGAAGCTTGATCAAAACG harbors:
- a CDS encoding MGMT family protein, coding for MNRTKQGPSPQSVRDTMIREVVSQIPRGKVATYGEIARLSGFIGQARLVGHALRNLPPNSRIPWQRVINSQGRISLPREGGHYRRQERLLEKEGVRFQKGKIDLDRYGWIRAMKLPRA